The following are encoded together in the Lathyrus oleraceus cultivar Zhongwan6 chromosome 3, CAAS_Psat_ZW6_1.0, whole genome shotgun sequence genome:
- the LOC127131699 gene encoding secreted RxLR effector protein 161-like, producing the protein MVHCNAAISPVEPMMYLSKNEDEQDVNPTQYRRLIESLCYLCNTRPNLAFSVSIVSRFTVRPNLSHLEAVKRILCYVKGSFGCGILFPATDTGIKCNLLGFTDSNWCGDKDDRTSIARYIFMFDATPISWCSKKEPLIALSSYEAEHIVTSLCVCQPVWLMNLLEELGNSDSEVITLLADKVSTINFAKNPIVHGMSKHIEMRFHYLRELVSD; encoded by the coding sequence ATGGTGCATTGCAATGCTGCCATTTCTCCAGTTGAACCAATGATGTATTTGTCTAAGAATGAGGATGAGCAAGATGTTAATCCAACTCAATATAGGAGGTTGATTGAATCCTTGTGTTACTTGTGCAATACGCGACCAAACTTGGCATTTAGTGTCAGTATTGTGAGTAGATTCACGGTGAGACCAAATTTGTCTCACTTAGAAGCAGTCAAGAGAATCCTATGTTATGTCAAAGGTTCTTTTGGCTGCGGAATTCTCTTTCCCGCAACGGATACAGGCATAAAATGCAATTTGCTCGGTTTTACCGATTCTAATTGGTGTGGAGATAAAGATGATCGAACGTCTATAGCTAGATACATCTTTATGTTCGACGCGACACCAATCTCATGGTGTTCAAAGAAGGAACCATTAATTGCGCTCTCATCTTATGAGGCCGAGCACATTGTCACTTCGTTATGTGTGTGCCAACCCGTATGGCTTATGAATCTATTGGAGGAGCTGGGCAATAGTGACAGTGAGGTTATCACACTCTTAGCTGACAAAGTTTCCACAATTAATTTTGCTAAGAACCCAATTGTGCATGGGATGAGCAAGCACATTGAGATGAGATTTCACTATTTGAGGGAACTTGTTAGTGATTGA